In Macrobrachium nipponense isolate FS-2020 chromosome 36, ASM1510439v2, whole genome shotgun sequence, a genomic segment contains:
- the LOC135203536 gene encoding H/ACA ribonucleoprotein complex subunit 1-like — protein MSVKLGENMKAKSFKANTTLFIDPAKLLPLRIFLPGGDKGRGGGRGRGGRGGGRGGGRGGGGRGGGGGFGRGVGEEEEEEEEDW, from the exons ATGTCCGTCAAGTTGGGTGAAAACATGAAAGCTAAATCATTTAAAGCAAACACAACG ttgttcATTGACCCTGCAAAACTCTTGCCACTACGAATTTTTCTTCCTGGTGGTGATAAAGGCCGAGGAGGTGGTAGAGGTCGTG gtgGTCGTGGAGGCGGCAGAGGTGGCggtcgtggtggtggtggtaggggaggaggaggaggatttggaAGAGGtgtgggggaggaagaggaggaggaggaggaggattggtaG